In the genome of Lathyrus oleraceus cultivar Zhongwan6 chromosome 4, CAAS_Psat_ZW6_1.0, whole genome shotgun sequence, the window ggtttgtcatcttggtgccccgtcactttcaccagtgggtcgtatgccccagactttatttgtctcctcggcagtcatgagtagagctgttattgatatccccatcggattcgcgagcagagttgttatcactcttcccagtgcagttgccagcggagttgtctgtttcctcagcacgatcgttttcttttgaagactcggtaagtcagcggtttgatacccggtactttaccttttccccggcgaagtcgtctgcggaattgttgctatctctccatcagagtttgttctcttcagcagagtaggatttattttcctattcagcggttgattgggtcgacatcccagtgttttcaaccatctttttcctcagcatagtctgcagagtatttgttatggcaatttcgcctgttgagtactccttcaatccccggtatggtcggatgatggctctaccatccagagaacggattaatttcctgactgtttgtgatccccagtagagtggcttatattgcagaatctatttgttgtgatcagtttgctatgcatattctttcccaagtagagtggttcgttgcagaatctacttgtttgatctgtcctccctcagcgggttgttccccaagagagtagccgacagttttccccagtagagttgcttatgcagttagattctatttggatgatatcactctccctcagtgggttgttccccagcggagttatgtggagttgcttctacaacagttcgtgcttgtgcaatgcatccttttgtttctcagttgacactgagatcccctgcagatactttgggacttctcttgttcccctacggattcgtcttggtggctgctttgcccattgtgactttctgtaccctgattgggttgtttcctgatatctctgatcctctgcttcttcagcagtacccgcagatctttgctttacagcatgaagatctccgcagattggctctccagctggttgttcccctggaagtataataccggacgttttgattcctgaacctgtttgtgttggagttgtctgttttgtcagcattcatcaaacataaatcacgcatattcatgcatattcataaacattcagatattcatgttgcatttcttgccatgtatcttTTGCTTGTCGTGTTCTCCTGCacgggtgatatagatctctttatagatctccccaagcagatgtcgggtgtttaaaatctctccatatagagtcagccccataagcagaaaatgttgcctttccttctgcagttccccactgagatatatcctcgtggatgacggtttcttctgtttcctcccaacacatatattgggatggatgttcctatttgagttacatcctcattaggacgtgtcttgattcagcctgtcttttcggattattcccgaattggctatttgtcaaatgtcttgtgcttcccagtgggttgttccccagcggagtaattTTGGGCCGCTACCCTCATACCTGtggttataagtcctacttttcctggctttcttgacagaatttgtggttatacaccttttattctccagccagagttttggttttctacctaacagtcggtagttgtaaatcctattttcctgctctccagcagtttgtggtttgttataaaccctattttggtttcccgtgcggatttgtgattcgttctatccccacgtggagttgttggtcttctatcccgtattcggtagatgtaaaccctaattttgtggtcatCTCCACCctttttggccctctgcctacaaaccagcagtcgtaagtcctatctttgcggtttttctacttacaaaccggtagtcataaaccctgttttctccacttgcagagttaactttgttgttcatctcaaccgatgacaatttcccttgtggttatcttcatctagttcttgatgttgatttttcctttgcttggataagttgctcagatcagcacttatatccctcgcaagtcttttgtggataattgccgtatgctagcaattttatccccagtgggtcctttcaccttgtgtcagtgattgtgttccctggatcattggttttcaccagtgaatcctcagcagatcgcctttcatttacccttttgtcggtaatgtctgttgctccttttgattggtcatcattatatacctattctggtatcctgatgcctttcttttcggatttttatcctataaacaacctacaacccggttaaggataatcttccatgcgaggtcattattcacgttttgacggctatgaataatatgtctcatgcgctctttggtcggaatcctttgttgatcttccccagtcgagtaagattcgttttcccgttgtggattcgaatgtccatcctataaacaagtctgctgttctagctttcttcagggtgatgagtgttttggaacacaaaccaattcacgtcttcggattttatcctacaaacaacctacaacccggttcaggataatcttcctttgtgagtatattatccacgttctgacggtaatggatattatatctcgttcactctcgagtcaatcttttgattgttttctccacagagtcagattcgtattccttgtggaatcgaatgtccatcctataaacaagtctgctgttctagctttcttcaggatgatgagtgttttggaacacaaaccaattcacgatttcggactttatcctacaaacaacctacaacccggttcaggataactttccatgcgagtacattatctacgttttgacggctatagataatatatctcatgcactctcttgtcgaacactttgtttgtttccccaactgagtaagatttgcattctttacagaatcaaatatccatcctataaacaagtttgctttcgctctcttcagggtgatgagtgtcttggaacacacaccaattcacgtctttggtcggtcacctgttacatacctacaacccggtatccttggtgttccttcctgatttttgttaccctcataccggtaacacctcattgTTCTTGTGCTTCCCTAGTGGAACTTCTTTTTGATTCTCCCCAagagtcagcttgtgtctttccaatggatttattttcctttggagttcttttcccagtgtgagtccttcactccccagtgaggcctccagtctgttttctgttatcCTCTAATCAGAGTTATGTCTTGTacacgctgtgtcagttttgtttatccccaaccagagtcttgttagagtctctgttcctggtgagtgtattactccgataggatcgtcttttcttctgtgttaACCATATTCgccacagaatttgtgtcttttgcatacatacatttgcatcatgaggtctcttagggaccaaaatttgtctcattactgttatttaagcccattctaccgcgtcgagatgaagatttctaaacttcacttctccggctagcatgaccttaaataggggcatctgtaagaccccaattttggccctaagatccctcatggcccatatcatctcatatcatagcctcaaggatcattgcatgcctttgcttccctcctagtgggtaggttgccttgtgtgtgtggttcttgatcaccaagcatgttttgcatttgtatattattgcttttcatatgtttatcatccaaaaaagtacaaaaaaattgtcagtctaaccttgttgcttgcagttgaagcaattatcagcaactaggtcaaagacagtcaacagtcagtcaaagcaatggacgatggccattcttgcagaatttgggcaccatgaccaataatcaagagttcacacaacttgggacatcattggaaatcaaggtctcaaggaattagggtttggaattcatcagaagtggttcaatcatgcaaaaccctagaaaagtcaacagaaagtcaaacttggtcaactggccatttaatcagtgatttgatggatggaattgatttgaaggagttcattcatgtctatacaagcctcatatgtcatgtccaacctcatcatggaagaatttgaagtcaaacagaaaatttccagaaatggaaactggacctgtaactgaaacctgccataaatggaaagtcttgatcctcaaacttacatcatgatacaagcttcaaatgaatttttgcccaacatgaaagttgaagatcatgttctcccatttccaaaaagtcctagaactctcaattcccatgtgtggttggcaagttatgatcgaatcgatttcagaaaatcttgaacttcaaaaggccatatctctcaaaccatttggccaattttggtggggttttttcctacaagtcacatttgatcccctctttccaaaaatataaatttcatgagccaaaacttcaccaatcaaaatggcatattttgacatttctcatttaaatgcaagtttgaccaagagttgactttttgatataaacattttttcaacatttggccaattgggacagctcagaaatatcattttaagtgtgtttgcaagctcattttCTGCAGTACATGtggccattgcttggttgcttgaattgtaaggAAAGTACAATTACTCCATGCCATCCATACTTGCATTTTAGCCATGCCTTGTACTCATCAAAACAGAGTTTTTAGAGGCCATTCTCTGTCATTTAGAGCCTCATCTTGCAGCCTAAACCAACAACAATAGAAGGCCATGCTTAGTTGCTAAAAATTGGGCAAAAGTACATGTGTTCATCATACCTCCATACCATACTTGTACTGTCCCATTGCAGAATTTTCTCCATCATTTTTCTGTTTTGGATAAACACATTTTGGACAGCATCAAACCTGCAGAAAATGACTCATCCAATAGGTCATTCACCTTACCTTGGCCATGTCCAAAACACACCTGTCATGAAAAACCAATGGCAGGCACACAAACAAAGGGCAACACTCAACAGTAGGggttttttttttgaaaagatgGCAAGGGCATTTCAAAATAACAGGGCAATATCTTAATcccattttttctgtcatgagaGACGATTAGCAGACCAGCAAAAAGTCTCACTCACCTTGCTTTGCATTCCCCATTTTTTTTTCTCCAAGTTTCCAAATGACATAGACCCtgccttgccttgccttgcaCAATGCTCCTCACCATTTTTGCTGCTATGAAAAACAGTTAGCCACCAGCACACAACAGGCTCTTGGATGCAAAAGGATCACATCTTGCATTTACAAAAATCATTCCAAACTTCCAAAAAGAACTAAAAAACCTGGCACTGTTATGTCACCATCATTTTTCATCATGTTAAACTACTAGCACATAACACAACAGCAAAAAGGCCATTATTCACACTCTCTCAAACCTCACcctctcattttgcattttggccAAAACAGAATTTCTGAGCAAACCCTAAAACCCTTGAGCAACCTTTGGCTCTTGCTTCACTTGGACAACCTTTGGAACTCTCTTGAACCATCAATCATCATCTGCACAGCCCTTTCCTTGCTCTGTTTCTTCAAGATCACTTCCATGGCAAATCGAGCTGTGAGAGTTTTCAAGCACTAGTGAGCTAGCATGCTTCAAGCGTCCATCATTATTGACCATTAGCAGCATCTGTTCCAAGCTGTAACACACAAATAATCACTGCTACTCAACTGAGCTTCATTTTTGGTAAGAGTTCGACTCACTTATTTTTCCAAATGATGCCATGTTTTAGATAGCTTGTGTTGTGCTGATTTCAATGAGCTTCAAATGGTTAAAAATGGTCCAGTATTTATTAAGATATGCTGATCTAAAGTTTAATGTTCATGTGTGTTTTTGCTCGAATCTTGgttgtttgtgtgttttgatgaAAATGGCTAATGGATTCATGATGTACAATGTTTACTGAGTGCATTGCCATGCTTGACTGTTGTTTCTGGGGATGTTGTTCATGGTCGATTcttgaagatgatgatgaatacTGCTGTGTTTGAACCTTAAACTTGCCAGAATTTTGCATGAATGTGTATGGTTTATTGCTGTCTAGATATGCATGAACATGGTTGTGTCATTCCCCTGCTGTTTACCATGATTGGAATTTCGATTGTTGATGAATCATGAGTCTGAACCATTGCCTTGCTgtgctaaaaccctagggtttatgttaAAACCCAGAATTTGAACTGGATTGGTGggtttactgttccattgggtttggaccaatgagaacatttcgttctcCCCCCTGAAACGCTGTGTTTAAGTAAGTGATGCCCAGAATTACATCTATGCCACCGTTGACCCCATGTTTGACTCCATACCATGCTATCTTGTTCATGCTTCATCCAATTTATTCCTCAACTTGccaaattcatttttaattcatttcaactccaaaaattctgattttttttgcatcatgtccatgagagtgtctagtatttgattgtgatttttaattaattttccattggctggattttaattgataattattttcttgacatgtatgcataattgatacctctttccatttcttttgtgaaataatgatgatgcatcctttggccctgaaattttttgtggtgaaattagactcactcatcttcattttggtataaagattgtgcatttatcatttgtggtttgatagttgtgaatttttgaactaaggtgtgacaatttgtgtcacaccaatgatgtgcatcttcttgatttttgttcacatgtctcctggcctccaaatgatctcaaattttgcatgaatgatctatcacatgtctagtttgtgtatgaattttcttggatttaatcatgctgttttccatttgattgtgaatttccttccatgcttagtcatttgttgactttatgtggtacatgttgccaaatcttttgtgaaattctcaaattttattgtatgaccatgaaatttcatatgtgataactagacatcttgacctttgcattggtgttaatctcattcatttctcatctgttttcaatttgatatgattttttgaagttgacccatgcttgttgaccttcattgtgcttacttgaaattatgttgacttcatgattttaattgactgccttcctctcatccaaatgccatgaaatttgacatgcttgccatgctagatgttaggattgaatgtgatttatttgataatttttgagattgtttgggttgacttttgaatgaagtcttgctgttgacctatttgtaTGCTTCCCTTGCCATGCATTGCCTTCCtatgttcatgaaatgataataatgcatgatttgaatgtgaatccaattgagattgcttcttaaatgtttgaacatgaattgggttgactttcctttgctgtttgactcTTTTCTTTCacccttgaccctaggctagtcctagtggtcttctgagcttacaattgagctattgtttcaggttaagtACCAGTGcttcaaagatcattcaaatttgattgagttgaattgtttatcatgtgctaaccaTTGTTTTGTAGGTAGACTCATGTAAtttgagtctttgtgccttgcacaattggtccctctgtggttgaccATTGGTTcatttcttttggtttgaactgctgacttgtttactaataagtttgactttttcaggtacactttagttgctttagttgctttgcttttctatttagcaattgcttttgaggtataaacctttcttcttcatgtagtctggagacccggtctgttatttgaccgggcaaactgtctgaagtcctccttaagaggcaatgcctgtgtttgtttaaaattgtcccaagcaggaaaagtcctcatttgaggcaattggtggaaggtagggataagcaatctatcccccactattcagtgtgtcctctctttgctcccattatatggttgaagcattgagataaaaacccaagatctaatcgagtcaataaaggggaaagagttccatctttctgaactcccccactttctattatttgatgctctctctgacctgagatagaagcaatgaggcacacccctcatctcctattcatctgcttcaccttagcctctcaatggcaaggttaagagcgaccttcacctattacagtggactttcaaagtcaaaccctcttgtgtgagcccccccattgtttggctatagagtgtgctgtttgctattcattgattgattgattgcttcatatgcacttgtttgcctgtatgctatgcatttatcatcatcaattgccattaatgcatgatcatctcatttgcttttgtgatgctatcattgttgtttgcccattgaggacaattgtaagtccatctcttttggccatttgctcctatgatatggaaggatagagtgtaagacctcattggtcactcatagcttttgttttgtttgtttgattgtgaggaagcaattgtaagtccctgcaagttggcatttgctctcctgtgatcatgttgcattgtttgattgtatgtgaggatacaactgtaagtccctgcaagttggcatttgtttcctaggatcatactgtgtatgtgagagtaagcccagacagattggcatctaacatccatgttttgcttttgtttgtttatgtgaggatgcaattgtaagtccctgcaagttggcatttgctttcctatgatcatatgttggatattggtataagtccagacggattggcatccggtatccaagtttcattttgttttaggagattagtataagtccattgagtggcctctgatatccagttttgttttaggatcgcggtataaatccattgagtggtatccggtgtccgctttttgctttttgtttgtgagattggagtaagaccattgagtggcatccggtatcacctgTTTGTTTACATTATTATTACctattgcttattccaaaggacacacttgaatcatctgctatatgatttcaagaagtgaaccttctaagaagttttactatccatcttcatccattcatcattcattatgtcctaaaccttttcacacttcaattttcaaacttgacatagatattgtgcaaacatcttcatgttttccaaactaaaaacctggacccaagtccttgacctttttcaaacttcatttcataatactcatttgaattaatcttaatcatactttgactccattttcataatcacaatcaattaacttcacccactcacttgttttggctttgtccattgttaatcttttcacacattagccataggtttcaattatcattgtggttgatgtaaacctcaccttatctttagtgagtcgactataagacttccgtactgaaaacagggttaacccctctagtgcgtcgaagctatcctcacatggtggatgttggtcttggtcgagttttctcccattgataatgaaaagcctcagtgctattgtttaaaattgaatccaccaaccttttggaaatcttttagccgaactacggcgttttgatccttacctttgatggaaggtacgtaggcagcgggtttatccgttcaaacccaataataaaattgtatattcttttctcatcatcccaatcatgtttgcacaatacttatgtcataacaaataacaatttagtacaacaagtgtgaaaagggctccctaggagtacctaggacgtagtgggtgcctaacaccttcccattgcgtaatttaccccttacccagactctctgatccttttattagttttctacgtgtaaaacttcttaggcttttgttcgctttttagccagtcctttggataaataaaagtgcggtggcgactcgaaaatcattgtatgctttgcttatggtttaatcgataaatcatatagcgacgaatacaccgctacaataaGTACTAACTTAAGTAGAGTTTCATGGTCAGAAATGATTTTAAGTCCTAAAGAATATCAAGGAAATCTTCACATCATTATAGTAAATTTTATCAACAAACTAAATTTGAAAATTTGGTATATATGGGGCAATTTTAAGCATAGGCTCAAGAATCAATCAAATCAATTTCTTTTGTGCATCAAAGATATTTTCAATTTCTTTTGTGCATCAAAGATATTTTCAATGGAGGATCTGAAAATAATCATTCCAAATATAATGATCTATTTAAGAGATTGACACCTTTCAACAAATATTCTTTTATATAAATTGGTTAAGAATTGAGTTCATTGCCACATATATTAAGAGATCTAATTCTCCTCAAATTGTGTCACATTACATTTGTCAAAAATCAACTATTTGATATCTTAGAGAACTAACATCAATTTGATCATTGACAACTTTAGGATCACCCCATGGTTCCTTCCTACCCCAAAAGCTTCCAAATCCAAACTCTCCCTTCTCACAAAGTTCCTCCATCACTTTCTCAACTTCATCTATACAACAACCACAATTATGCACATCATCATCTTGAATTCTAAATGATTTTTCATGAACTCTCAAAATGACATCTTTATATGATCCCATTTCTCTTTGCACCCCCTTCCTTTGGCAAAATATCCTCTTACCATATTCTCTTGTTTTCCTCACCATCTTTCGCAACAAAAGCAGAATAATTTGCAGCATCAAGCACTGGCAGCAGCATGAAATGACGACACAATCGGCCGCAAGCAAGTTCAAATCTTCCATGGTTGTGAAAGAGAAGGAGAAGAAGGTGGGGGTGTTGGAAGTAATTATTGAAAGAAGGCATACCTTGTTTAAAGAGTAGGTTCCTTTAATTTCTTTCCCCTATTCCTTGGTCTTGGTAAGGAAGAAGCAATAACAATACTATGATGAGGAAAAGCTAAGATATCTTTGCCTTCATTAAATGATTTGGTTGTGGCCTAAACGCGAACGATAGCTTCTAATAAGGGTTATGACATATAAAAGAATATTTAAAGTGAAGAATACAATCATTGTAAGGTATATATACGTGTCAATAATGATTGGTTATATGATTGTAACTTGTGAAGTAGGATTCTAATTTTTTGGTAGAAGATTTCTTATTCTTTCGAAGGGGCTTCATAAGACTTTTCAACCCTTGTGGTGATTCCAT includes:
- the LOC127135406 gene encoding uncharacterized protein LOC127135406, encoding MEDLNLLAADCVVISCCCQCLMLQIILLLLRKMVRKTREYGKRIFCQRKGVQREMGSYKDVILRVHEKSFRIQDDDVHNCGCCIDEVEKVMEELCEKGEFGFGSFWGRKEPWGDPKVVNDQIDVSSLRYQIVDF